A single region of the Chionomys nivalis chromosome 5, mChiNiv1.1, whole genome shotgun sequence genome encodes:
- the LOC130874718 gene encoding LOW QUALITY PROTEIN: gamma-interferon-inducible protein 16-like (The sequence of the model RefSeq protein was modified relative to this genomic sequence to represent the inferred CDS: inserted 1 base in 1 codon) — protein sequence MSEYKKIVLLKGLERMEDYHFRTIKSLLKKELHLSENMQKDYDKIQIADKMEETFPKDAGLNKLIEICHEISDLRGLVENLKKERAKVKKPNKGKGKTAGXQEEPSSSQSLSTDNESNKNKPSSKKKSKTPTETEGGKKRKLTQKQTQLLEAPESNIQKDEHCLQTPHKPPPIPPNSSSNKKQKRMSIKTQRTFKTEISQEEQQLPELSETSNSSAASELQNCRELLTTASSSLQTPQTPPCLALKKAQGSPAQPCQNFLASRVSDSSIRLISHLPPFQSSGVQAPQVPSATISESLLGLYMSPPTASKSLLAPRGSPATAISALHDPLGSPATTSSSSCKKPRRGNIPKEPAKEEGYHRDPKEVMVLKVTEPFTYDLIDDKRMFHATVATENEFFRVKIFDPVLRNKFIPNKIIAISNYFGLNGFLEIHETSCVSDVENTRTMNISKTLRQRANATPKIRDLFSQAQGTYVNGEFVVYEKTERYPFIYYGIEDDTGKMEVVVYGRLTSIKCEPGQKLRLVCFELSSSEDKWQLKSVRHSYMQVINVRKKVTQA from the exons ATGAGTGAGTACAAGAAAATTGTTCTTCTAAAAGGATTAGAGCGTATGGAAGACTACCACTTTAGGACAATTAAGTCCTTACTAAAAAAAGAACTACACCTGTCTGAAAATATGCAAAAGGATTATGACAAAATTCAGATTGCTGACAAGATGGAGGAAACATTCCCAAAAGATGCTGGACTCAACAAACTGATAGAAATTTGTCATGAAATTAGTGATCTTAGAGGTCTTGttgaaaatcttaaaaaagagagagcaaaAG TTAAAAAGccaaataaaggaaaaggaaaaactgCAG AGCAAGAGGAACCCAGTAGTTCCCAATCTCTTTCCACTGATAATGAATCAAACAAGAATAAGCCCTCTTCAAAG aaaaagagtaaaacaccCACAGAAACTGAAGGTGGCAAGAAAAGGAAGCTTACCCAGAAGCAGACTCAGCTTCTAGAAGCTCCAGAAAGCAAcatacaaaaagatgaacattGTCTCCAGACTCCTCATAAGCCTCCACCAATACCACCtaacagttcctccaacaag aaacagaaaaggatgagTATCAAAACCCAGAGGACTTTTAAAACAGAGATTTCCCAGGAAGAACAGCAGCTTCCAGAATTGTCAGAAACCAGCAACTCCTCAGCTGCCAGTGAACTCCAAAATTGTCGGGAACTCTTGACAACAGCTTCTAGCAGCCTTCAGACTCCCCAAACACCTCCATGCCTCGCTTTAAAAAAGGCTCAGGGCTCTCCAGCACAACCCTGCCAGAATTTTCTAGCATCTAGAGTATCAGACTCTAGCATCCGTCTGATCTCTcatttgcctccatttcagtccAGTGGTGTCCAGGCTCCTCAGGTACCTTCAGCAACAATATCTGAAAGTCTCCTGGGTCTATATATGTCTCCACCAACAGCATCCAAAAGTCTCCTGGCTCCAAGGGGGTCTCCAGCAACAGCAATCAGTGCTCTCCATGATCCTCTGGGGTCTCCAGCAACTACAAGCAGCAGTTCATGCAAG aAACCAAGGAGGGGAAACATACCCAAGGAACCTGCTAAGGAAGAAGGTTACCATCGAGATCCCAAAGAAGTGATGGTTTTGAAAGTAACAGAACCATTTACTTATGATTTGATTGATGACAAAAGGATGTTCCATGCCACAGTGGCGACTGAGAATGAATTCTTCAGAGTGAAGATATTTGACCCAGTGCTAAGGAATAAGTTTATTCCAAATAAGATTATTGCCATATCAAATTATTTTGGCTTAAATGGCTTTCTGGAAATACACGAAACTTCCTGTGTGTCTGATGTAGAAAATACCAGAACAATGAATATCTCAAAAACACTGAGGCAAAGAGCTAATGCGACTCCTAAAATTAGGGATCTTTTCTCACAGGCACAGGGGACATATGTGAATGGAGAGTTTGTGGTATATGAG AAAACTGAGAGGTATCCCTTCATTTACTATGGAATTGAAGATGATACAGGGAAAATGGAAGTGGTGGTCTATGGAAGACTGACCAGTATAAAGTGTGAGCCAGGCCAAAAACTTCGACTCGTCTGTTTTGAATTGTCCTCAAGTGAAGATAAATGGCAGCTGAAGTCTGTAAGACACAGTTACATGCAG GTCATCAATGTCAGAAAGAAAGTCACTCAAGCCTGA